Below is a window of Penaeus vannamei isolate JL-2024 chromosome 30, ASM4276789v1, whole genome shotgun sequence DNA.
atatatatatatataaatacataaatatacatatatatatatgtttatataaatatatgtatatatatatatataaacatatatatatatatgtttatataaatatatgtttatatatatataaacatatatatatatatatatatatatatatatatatgtatgtatatgcatatatatgtatatatatatatatatatatatatatatatatatatatatatatatatatatgtatatatgtgtgtgtgtgtgtgtgtgtgtgtgtgtgtgtgtgtgtgtgtgtgtgtgtgtgtgtgtgtgtgtgttagtgtgtgtgtgtgtgtgtatgtatgtatgtatgtatgtatgtatgtatgtatgtatatatatatatatatatatatatatatatatatatatatatatgtatatatatacacaaaaatatatacgtatatatacatatatatgtgtgtgtgtgtgtatgtatttgtgtgtgtgtgtttgtatgtgtgtgtgtgtgtgtgtatgtatgtatgtatgtatgtatatatatatatatatatatatatatatatatatatatatatatatatatatatatatatatatatatatatatatatatatatgtatatatatatacatatatatatacacacacacacaatgtatacagcatacacgctcacacacacgcacacacactagcacacaaacacacacatatatatatatatatatatatatatatatatatatgtgtgtgtgtgtgtgtgtgtgtgtgtgtgtgtgtgtgtgtgtgtgtgtgtgtgtgtgtgtgtgtgtgtgttgcactgCGCTAGAGCGATGTGATATTACATAAGCCAGGAAAGTTATCAGTAATTTTGCTCGTGTTTTGTGTCGATTCTCTACAAGGGCTTTACGATATCTAAGGATATAAAGGGTGACTTGCTGTCTCCTGAAATAGGCCTTTATACGTTTGACttttgattaagagagagagagggagagagagagagagagagagagagagggggggggggggagagagagagagagagagagagagagagaaggacagacagacagacagacagagagaggggggcgggcgtggtgggtgggggtgcgaAGAGGAGGACCGTAGGTAGCGCGGGCCAAGCACAAAATAAAAGCAATTAAGATTAAGGTAATTTTCTCCATTTggcatggatatatatttttttaattttcttatagCAGCCACGGTACAAGAGGAAAAATTGCGGCAGAAGATGAAGAGCTACTGGCAGGTGTACAGCCCTTCCCTTGAGTCCATGATGCTCTCCAACGACGCCAAGTACTTGGCTGAGAATGAACAGAACGAAGTCATGTCTTACCTGCCTCCTTATCAGGGGAAAAGAGTCCTTGAACTTGGAGCGGGCATTGGGTATGTGCGGTGTAAAAAGATTACGCTCTTGTTATGTAATGTTATGAAGACCAACTAACTTCATGTGAGTAGATGCACTTTAACAATAACCGGGCTTCAACAGGCGATTCACAGCGCGGCTGGCAACAGTGGCGGGTCACGTAACAGCTGTGGACTTCATGCAAGAATACATCGACAAGAATGAGCATGAAAACAAGCACATGGGGAACATCAGCTTCATGTGTGCCGATGTCACAAAGTGAGGGCACGTGTGCAACTGAATATTTTTGTGGTGCAATATTCTGAGATTGAGCAAAATTCCTCCCACTAAAAATAAGTGACGAATtcaggcggggaaggggagacagaccgGCGAAGGCAGGAAAAGACTCGGCCCCTGAGTTTGCATTTAGTAGATATCTCTCCCTGCAGGTTGGATTTTCCCGCTGGCAGCTTTGATCTGGTGTTCAGCAACTGGCTCTTCATGTACCTCGGCGACAAGGAGACGCAAGACGTGTTCGAGCGCTGCATGAAGTGGCTTGTTCCCGGGGGACACTTTTTCGTGAGAGAATCATGCTACCATCAGTCAGGTAACAGAATAAGAAACCATTACACACTCTATCTTTTAATTGGAATACTGATGATTTAGAAGTACGGTATACACAGACGCAGTTTGAGAGATAATACAAAGGTTACTATTCAAAGGTTGTGGCAATCTCTTTCAGGGAAAAAAAATTCATGTTAATTCTGCTTCTGTAATGCATTGATTCAACTTCAGGAAATGTGAAGAGGAACGAGAATCCGACCTTGTACCGCACGCCCCTTGAATACTGCCATATGCTACACTCTGCCACGGCCGGAGGCCAGGCTCTGTTCAAGATCCTGCGCGGCAAAAGCATCCTCACCTATATCCATGTATGATTGGTTTATGAGTTTATTGTTGTATCAATGCCTAGTTACTTGTGAATTATGACTATAATATCATTTCTTGGACACAGAGGAGTATGAATTAAAACAAGCCGTTAGTAACGAGGTTTTCCCGTTTCCTGCAACTGGCCTGCAGTATCACGGCAACCCAAACCAGCTGTGCTTCTTGGCGCGGCGCGTGGACGGCGAGGAGTCAGACCAGCTGGCTCAGTTCCTGCAGAGGGAGTACTCTGTGGTGAACATCCTGGGCAGAGAGAGGGCACATGGGTACAtgtggtggtctacaggtggAGAGACGACGAACAGGGTGAATACATTGGATCTGTCATAGACACACAGTGCATTTCTGTAACTAAGGTCAGTTGTTTGGATTCTAATGACTAGGCTCATACCCTCTCTGCGCTCAATCCCAGGACTTCTGCGCCCGCCTGAGCCTGCGTCCCGGCATGCGGGTGCTGGACGTGGGCTGCGGCACCGGAGGGTCGGCCATCTACATGGCGCGGCACTACGGGGTCCACGTGCACGGGGTCGACCTCTCTACTAACATGATCCACATCGCCATCGAGCGCCAGGGGAAGTTGGAGGAACCTCTAAAGAAAAAGGTGAGGCGGAACAACAACAACTAAGGCAAATATTTTACCATAAAATTAGGTCTCATGAACTATAGATATAACTGGAAATATAGTTAATATTATACAGATAATGAATGAAGGCTTAAATTAAAcgtatatacagagatacatttAAAGTTTTGCTATTATTTGCAGCTTCAGTTCGAAATCAGCGACATCCTCACCGTAGACTATGAGCGGGAATCTTACGACGTCATCTACAGCCGCGACAGCATCTTCCACATCCCGGAGAAGCAAAAACTCTTTAGACACATTTATGTACGTAAAAGTAAATcagataaaaatgtttataaCAGGATCAAATTTATGAAATATACTGTTTAGAGATTCACTGCAGTGGATTTCATCCTGGCTTTGTGCTGTGTTCCTCAGCGCTGGCTACGTCCCGGCGGCATTTTCTTCTTCACCGACTTCTGCAGCGGTCCCGCCATTCCCTCCAGGGAATTCCTTGCGTACATCGATGGAGCCAAACGTGAGTACCTCATTTTTTCCGCTCATTTATTTTAGCAGTTTCCCAAACTTCAGCCGATCGTGTATCTCCTGAGCATCTGCCTTACCAGCACGGCATCTCATGTAAGGTTTTCGGGAATTTCTGTGTCACACCACCAAGGGCCAGCGTCACGCCCGCGGTTAATAGCCGTCACCGTTAATAGCATCGCCACGCCCATTCACAAAACTGCTGCTTATCCCCCGCAGAATCCTTAACGCACCTTTAAAGTACGCGTAACCCAGTTTGGGAATCTCTGTTCTAGAGCATTCACTTTATTAATTACTGGTAATGAGTTACTGTTTATAAGCTTGAAAATTGTCGACTTTGTCAACCCAAACTTTGAGAAGTATGTAAGGATGTTCTAATGATGTTTCCACACAAGGGTACTCCCTCGCCGGGAAGGACGTCTACGTGAAGGAGCTGGAATCGGCAGGATTCACTGACGTGACCTCCGAGGACCTCAATGAGGACTTCATGAAGATAAGCAAAGCGGAGCTGAAGGCCTTCACAAGCGCACGCGAAGCTTTCATTAGTGACTTCTCGGAGGAGGACTTCGCCGAGATCTCGTCCACCCTCGCTAATAAGGTAAGCGGCGGCGAGAGACTCCATCGCCGTCATTGGCGtctgtttatattcattttttgttcaGCCCATGATGAGCCTTTTCATCCAtgacttcctttccctctcccgcagATTCAGTGGACCCAAGAGGGACAGCTCTCATGGAGAGCATTCATGGCGATAAAGAActgagagggagggcgaggaactcgtacaaaaggagaaaagaaacagtCAAGGATGAGGAGATAGCGGCAGTGTCTTTAAACTGCAGAATGTCATTCAACGGTGTTATTTGACATAGAATTTGTTATATTTCAGTATCTGTAAGAACTAGGTATAGATTATTTATTGTAACCTGTTTACTTTACAATCGTTAACAGCTATATGGATACAAAGATATTATAAGAACCTTTCAACAATATCGGAAGAAAAATATCTATGAGTGACCAACATGTCAAGGCTGACATATTATCAGTACTCGATAACAGAGTTACTTCATTGCTACAAAAGTTGAGGAAGGTATGACCGACGGTGAAAGACGGATGGTAACAAAGCCGGAATTAGTTGTAAAGGTTCGCTTGGCTTCGCCGGAAGACCCTCATTCCCGTGAGAGCTGAGAGCGTTTCAATCAACGCAACTGAGTTAAGCCGAGGATGCTGACGAGTGTGTAAAAAAGCAGTCCACAATTCATTTTCTAAAGGTCATacggtttttgttattgttaattaagTAGGGATTAAAAACTGATTGTATTGTGAAGAATTACAGTCATTTATAAATTATGGAAAAAGCGAAACACTAGAAGAATATAATTGTAGGGTTACTATTCTTGTAGAAGAATAAAAGCAATGCTAGTGTCAGACCGTACAATTCTTAATTGTTCATGGAATCCCACTGGGGGGCTGTTTAGAGGCTACGGTGAGTAACGGCAGCATGTATTAGAAAGGCCTATGATAATGTCCAAAACATTCACTGGTCGGAGGCCCCTAGATTCTGAGCACCCAGGCGTCAACCTGCCAAGCCTTTAGATAAAGCCGGCAATGATGACTTTTATTCTTATATTGTACCTCCCATACTGTCCTCCTTTGTTCTCAAATACGAAATTCACACTGGAATGCGTCGACACAACAGTGACCCAAAAAGATCTCGAAAACATTTACAAAAGCAAAGCTTAGTGTGTGCTTGCTGTCAAATTCCTCCTTTCGGCTGAGACGCAAACACATGTATGTTCTCTGTCTCCTCAGGGTTGGAGGAGGCCGCTGTCGCATGACACGGAGAGGGCATCCAAATTTTTCATAAGAAATATAAATTCATTTCTGAAAACACGCaaacactaagacacacacacacacacacacacacacacacacacacacacacatatatatatatatatatatatatatatatatatatatatatatacataaatacacaaccacacacatacatatatatacatatatatatatgtatatgtatatatatatatatatatatatatatatatatatatatatacatatacatatatatatatatatatatatatatatatatatatatatatatatatatatatataaatgtgtgtgtgtgtttgtgagtgtatatatatgtgtatgtgtttgtgtgtaggtatatatgtgtgtgtgcatatccaaaGGATCAGAAAAATATAGCGGACTGAGAAGTAAACTGAAAAAAGGAGACCGAGACTCAGACGACGGGTTCCAGCAGGACAGACTGTAAGCCACGGAAGATTTCTCAGTAGTCAAAAAGACTGTCGCTTCTCCTTCGCTTCCGACCAGAAGCGCCGCCCACATGATTCGCAGGCCCGAGCCGAGGCGCCTCGACCTGCCGCCTGTTGCCAAGGCAGCCCGGAACCGGCACTGAAGCCAAGGGAGCTGGCGACGGGCGTGGCAGCAAGGCAGACAGTCTTGTTCACAAATGCTGTGCTTCCCCGTTGAAATAGTAGGTCACTTGTTGGAAACGAGattgtagaaaaataataaaatttatgaacgaagaaaatgaaaataagacaaCGATATTCACACGAACAGGTCTGCTATGATTTGCCGATCATAGCACCTGCTATGTACGCGCAGACATTGAAAATATgggatcttttttctcttttaccctATATTTGCGTAGGCTGGACAAGAAACATAGAATCTGTCACTACaagacatctatacacacacacacacacacacacacacacacacacacacacacacacacatatatatatatatatatatatatatatatatatatatatatatatatatatatatatatatatatatatgtatatgtatatgtatatatacattcatatatgtatatatatatatatatatatatatatacatatatatatatatatatatatatatatacatatatacacacacacacacacgcatgtatatatatatatatatatatatatatatatatatatatatatatatatatatatatatatatatatatata
It encodes the following:
- the LOC113819960 gene encoding uncharacterized protein isoform X2 produces the protein MATVQEEKLRQKMKSYWQVYSPSLESMMLSNDAKYLAENEQNEVMSYLPPYQGKRVLELGAGIGRFTARLATVAGHVTAVDFMQEYIDKNEHENKHMGNISFMCADVTKLDFPAGSFDLVFSNWLFMYLGDKETQDVFERCMKWLVPGGHFFVRESCYHQSGNVKRNENPTLYRTPLEYCHMLHSATAGGQALFKILRGKSILTYIHYHGNPNQLCFLARRVDGEESDQLAQFLQREYSVVNILGRERAHGYMWWSTGGETTNRDFCARLSLRPGMRVLDVGCGTGGSAIYMARHYGVHVHGVDLSTNMIHIAIERQGKLEEPLKKKLQFEISDILTVDYERESYDVIYSRDSIFHIPEKQKLFRHIYRWLRPGGIFFFTDFCSGPAIPSREFLAYIDGAKRYSLAGKDVYVKELESAGFTDVTSEDLNEDFMKISKAELKAFTSAREAFISDFSEEDFAEISSTLANKIQWTQEGQLSWRAFMAIKN
- the LOC113819960 gene encoding uncharacterized protein isoform X1, whose amino-acid sequence is MAATVQEEKLRQKMKSYWQVYSPSLESMMLSNDAKYLAENEQNEVMSYLPPYQGKRVLELGAGIGRFTARLATVAGHVTAVDFMQEYIDKNEHENKHMGNISFMCADVTKLDFPAGSFDLVFSNWLFMYLGDKETQDVFERCMKWLVPGGHFFVRESCYHQSGNVKRNENPTLYRTPLEYCHMLHSATAGGQALFKILRGKSILTYIHYHGNPNQLCFLARRVDGEESDQLAQFLQREYSVVNILGRERAHGYMWWSTGGETTNRDFCARLSLRPGMRVLDVGCGTGGSAIYMARHYGVHVHGVDLSTNMIHIAIERQGKLEEPLKKKLQFEISDILTVDYERESYDVIYSRDSIFHIPEKQKLFRHIYRWLRPGGIFFFTDFCSGPAIPSREFLAYIDGAKRYSLAGKDVYVKELESAGFTDVTSEDLNEDFMKISKAELKAFTSAREAFISDFSEEDFAEISSTLANKIQWTQEGQLSWRAFMAIKN